A stretch of the Malus sylvestris chromosome 10, drMalSylv7.2, whole genome shotgun sequence genome encodes the following:
- the LOC126586176 gene encoding CBL-interacting serine/threonine-protein kinase 12-like: protein MADFDPKTTDNGGASTPSTPTTTTTPVRTTSKTKNCPALLLGRFEIGKLLGHGTFAKVYHAKNIKTNESVAIKVIDKEKILKGGLIAHIKREISILRRVRHPNIVQLFEVMATKAKIYFVMEYVRGGELFNKVAKGRLKEEVARKYFQQLISAVGFCHARGVYHRDLKPENLLLDENGDLKVSDFGLSAVSDEIRQDGLFHTFCGTPAYVAPEVLGRKGYDAAKVDIWSCGVVLFVLMAGYLPFHDQNVMAMYKKIYKGEFRCPRWFSAELVRLLTRLLDSNPGSRITIPEVMENRWFKKGFKHIKFYIDHDDRLCNVLDDDEEDRFSDVSSVSDCMSESEAEFETRRKITSLPRPASLNAFDIISFSPGFDLSGLFEERGEEARFVSGAPVSTIISKLEEIAKVVSFSVRKKDCRVSLEGSREGVKGPLTIAAEVFELTSSLVVLEVKKKAGDKAEYEQFCNTELRPGLQNLMVEESAAGAAAVASPPHLPSDTE from the coding sequence ATGGCAGACTTCGACCCCAAAACCACCGACAACGGCGGCGCTAGCACGCCCTCAACCCCAACCACGACCACAACTCCCGTCCGCACAACCAGCAAAACCAAAAACTGCCCTGCTCTGCTTCTGGGTCGCTTCGAAATCGGCAAACTCCTCGGCCATGGCACCTTCGCCAAAGTATACCACGCCAAGAACATCAAAACCAACGAGAGCGTCGCCATCAAAGTCATCGACAAGGAGAAGATCCTGAAAGGTGGTTTGATCGCCCATATAAAGCGCGAGATCTCGATCCTCCGCCGTGTCCGCCACCCGAACATCGTCCAGCTCTTCGAGGTCATGGCCACGAAAGCGAAGATCTACTTCGTCATGGAGTACGTCCGCGGTGGCGAGCTCTTTAACAAGGTCGCCAAGGGCCGGCTGAAGGAGGAAGTTGCGAGAAAATACTTCCAGCAGCTAATCTCCGCCGTCGGATTCTGCCACGCCCGCGGCGTCTACCACCGCGATTTGAAGCCGGAGAACCTATTGCTCGACGAGAACGGAGATCTCAAGGTTTCGGATTTTGGGTTGAGTGCGGTTTCCGATGAAATTCGACAAGATGGTCTCTTTCACACGTTTTGCGGAACGCCGGCTTACGTGGCGCCGGAGGTTTTGGGCCGGAAAGGGTACGACGCCGCGAAGGTGGATATTTGGTCTTGTGGTGTTGTTTTGTTCGTGCTCATGGCTGGATATTTACCCTTCCATGACCAAAATGTTATGGCGATGTACAAGAAGATATACAAAGGCGAATTTCGATGCCCCAGATGGTTCAGTGCCGAGCTTGTTCGGCTTTTAACCCGCCTTCTCGATTCAAATCCGGGTTCGAGGATTACAATCCCGGAGGTTATGGAGAATCGCTGGTTTAAAAAGGGTTTTAAGCACATCAAGTTCTACATTGATCACGATGATCGGCTTTGCAATGTTCTTGATGATGATGAGGAGGACAGGTTTAGTGATGTGAGCTCTGTCTCGGATTGTATGTCGGAATCTGAGGCGGAGTTTGAGACCAGAAGAAAGATTACATCTTTACCTAGACCGGCCAGCTTGAATGCATTTGATATAATCTCGTTTTCTCCGGGGTTTGATTTGTCTGGGTTGTTTGAGGAGCGGGGAGAGGAGGCCAGGTTTGTGTCGGGCGCCCCTGTTTCGACCATCATATCGAAATTGGAGGAGATTGCGAAAGTTGTGAGCTTTTCCGTGAGGAAGAAGGATTGCAGGGTGAGCTTGGAGGGGTCTAGGGAAGGTGTGAAGGGGCCATTGACAATTGCAGCGGAGGTATTCGAACTTACGTCTTCGTTGGTGGTGTTGGAggttaagaagaaagcaggggaCAAAGCTGAGTACGAGCAGTTTTGTAATACAGAATTAAGACCCGGGTTGCAGAACTTGATGGTTGAGGAGAGTGCCGCCGGTGCTGCTGCCGTTGCTTCCCCTCCGCATCTGCCTTCGGATACCGAGTAG
- the LOC126586177 gene encoding CBL-interacting serine/threonine-protein kinase 20-like, with product MKKGNILMHKYELGRLLGKGTFAKVYHARNLSSSQSVAIKIIDKEKVQHVGLIDQIKREISVMRLVRHPNVVQLFEVMASKTKIYFAMEYVKGGELFDKVAKGKLKEDVARKYFQQLIGAVDYCHSRGVYHRDIKPENLLVDENGNLKVSDFGLSALWESRGQDGLLHTTCGTPAYVAPEVINKKGYDGAKADTWSCGVVLFVLLAGFLPFHDTNLMEMYRKISRGDFKSPQWFPPEVSKLLSRILDPNPSSRISVDKIMENSWFKKGFKQIEAPLALPCDPSTSIRDVHEAFASTSHSAGEGNASGAGTSSMRPTCFNAFDIISLSPGFDLSGLFEKDMNHRPQARFTSTKPAATIVSKFEAIAQTERFKCMKKDGTLKLQGSKEGRKGQLGIDAEIFEVTPSFHVVEMKKTAGDTLEYMEFCDHDLKPSLKDIVWTWQGTEQQQPPPPVVAPELVS from the coding sequence ATGAAAAAAGGAAACATATTGATGCACAAGTACGAGCTGGGACGGTTGCTTGGAAAGGGGACATTTGCCAAGGTTTACCATGCCCGAAACCTGAGCTCCAGCCAGAGCGTTGCGATTAAGATAATCGACAAGGAGAAGGTGCAGCATGTCGGATTGATTGATCAGATTAAGAGGGAAATCTCCGTGATGCGCCTTGTTAGGCACCCGAATGTGGTTCAGCTCTTTGAGGTCATGGCCAGCAAGACCAAGATTTACTTTGCCATGGAGTACGTGAAAGGTGGGGAACTTTTCGACAAGGTTGCCAAAGGGAAGCTCAAGGAAGACGTGGCGCGGAAATACTTTCAGCAACTGATTGGGGCTGTTGATTACTGCCACAGTCGAGGGGTCTATCACCGGGACATCAAGCCAGAGAATCTCTTGGTGGATGAGAATGGAAACCTCAAAGTTTCGGATTTTGGATTGAGCGCATTGTGGGAGTCTAGGGGACAAGATGGCCTCCTCCACACCACGTGTGGAACGCCAGCGTATGTGGCACCGGAGGTAATAAACAAGAAAGGTTATGATGGCGCAAAGGCAGATACATGGTCTTGTGGGGTTGTCCTCTTTGTTCTACTGGCCGGTTTCCTGCCATTCCATGACACCAATCTCATGGAAATGTATAGGAAAATCAGCAGAGGAGACTTCAAGAGCCCTCAGTGGTTTCCCCCAGAAGTAAGTAAGCTTCTTTCGAGGATTCTTGATCCAAATCCAAGCTCAAGAATAAGTGTTGACAAGATCATGGAGAATAGTTGGTTCAAGAAGGGGTTTAAACAAATCGAAGCGCCTTTAGCCCTTCCGTGTGATCCCAGCACCTCAATCCGCGACGTCCATGAGGCATTTGCATCAACAAGTCATTCAGCTGGAGAAGGTAATGCTAGCGGAGCAGGAACAAGCTCCATGAGGCCAACATGTTTCAATGCGTTCGACATCATATCTCTCTCACCAGGTTTTGACCTATCCGGTTTGTTTGAGAAGGATATGAATCACAGACCACAGGCGCGATTCACGAGCACAAAACCAGCCGCGACAATTGTTTCAAAATTCGAAGCCATAGCACAGACGGAGAGGTTCAAATGCATGAAAAAAGATGGAACCCTTAAACTGCAGGGTAGCAAGGAAGGCAGGAAAGGGCAGCTAGGCATCGATGCTGAGATTTTCGAGGTCACGCCTTCATTTCATGTCGTGGAGATGAAGAAAACGGCTGGGGACACATTGGAATACATGGAGTTCTGTGACCATGACTTGAAACCCTCTCTTAAGGATATAGTATGGACTTGGCAAGGAACAGAGCAGCAACAGCCACCACCGCCAGTAGTAGCGCCTGAACTCGTTTCTTAG
- the LOC126584540 gene encoding FBD-associated F-box protein At4g13985-like has protein sequence MDNNLNMEDKTQEYQEQYAAMVKSTPELPDLVICQILQLLSTRYAIRASILSKQWERVWSLIPLLDFDEEEQHGDHVFQHDKFEYFVTNCLRRHEKDHKQEYLDKFRLRTRYYGYENLINQCLSFAIWKKVKQLDLSLYTTHNLSYPLYNLPHTVLNAKSLTSLNLESVAISWGWGFQHVRLPSLKSMSLKEVLVDEFAFVKLILGCPSIESLSIDSCGGLSRVDVSSSSLKSLEVIRGFTEYELTVKAANLESFRLGDSVHHVSGNDDFNERRGTIIETPKLRSCEFIGYWQTGFSLNAPKLSEATIILGDRADSYFNTFPHNPKMRNFLGQFDCSGKMSLHVMDAETIIVPKELRRSSTTLFPPLPSLKNLQVIITSPTLVSDSTLRNSLRRMAPALDREGLSIQKKSCWRLHVKELIDLCDGNFVD, from the exons ATGGATAACAAtctcaacatggaagacaaAACGCAAGAATATCAAGAACAATATGCCGCCATGGTCAAAAGTACACCCGAGTTACCTGATCTTGTTATCTGCCAGATTCTCCAACTCCTTTCCACCAGATATGCCATACGGGCCAGCATACTCTCCAAGCAGTGGGAAAGGGTATGGTCTTTAATTCCCTTATTAGATTTCGACGAGGAAGAGCAACATGGTGATCATGTATTTCAACATGATAAGTTCGAATATTTCGTGACAAATTGTTTGAGGCGCCATGAGAAAGATCATAAGCAAGAATACTTAGATAAATTCAGGCTTCGTACGAGATACTATGGATACGAAAATCTCATCAACCAGTGCTTGAGTTTTGCTATATGGAAAAAAGTTAAACAGTTAGATTTGAGCCTATATACAACCCATAACTTGTCCTATCCTCTATACAACTTACCCCATACGGTTCTCAACGCAAAATCCTTAACTAGTTTGAACCTGGAGTCTGTGGCAATAAGTTGGGGTTGGGGCTTTCAACATGTAAGACTTCCTTCTTTGAAATCTATGTCCCTCAAAGAAGTGCTCGTGGACGAGTTTGCATTCGTCAAATTGATTTTGGGGTGCCCTTCAATTGAGAGTTTGTCAATTGACTCATGTGGCGGCTTATCGAGGGTTGATGTTTCAAGTTCCAGCCTAAAGTCTTTGGAAGTAATAAGGGGTTTCACAGAATACGAGCTTACAGTAAAAGCTGCGAATCTTGAATCTTTTAGATTGGGTGATAGTGTTCATCATGTGAGCGGAAACGATGATTTCAATGAGAGACGTGGTACAATtattgaaactccaaagctacGTTCTTGTGAGTTCATTGGTTATTGGCAGACTGGATTTTCTTTGAATGCTCCAAAATTATCTGAGGCTACCATCATACTTGGGGACAGAGCGGATTCTTATTTCAACACATTCCCGCACAATCCTAAAATGAGAAATTTTCTTGGTCAGTTTGACTGCTCCGGAAAAATGAGCTTACATGTTATGGATGCTGAG ACGATCATTGTTCCAAAAGAACTCAGAAGGAGCAGTACTACCTTGTTTCCACCCCTACCTAGTCTGAAGAATCTTCAGGTAATCATAACTTCTCCAACGTTGGTGAGCGACTCCACCTTGAGGAACTCCTTGCGTCGGATGGCACCTGCTTTGGATCGGGAGGGTTTATCAATTCAAAAGAAATCTTG TTGGAGGTTGCATGTGAAAGAACTTATAGACTTGTGCGACGGCAATTTTGTTGATTAA